One genomic region from Planctomycetota bacterium encodes:
- the fmt gene encoding methionyl-tRNA formyltransferase, whose product MAKRLRILFAGSGAFGLPTLKELVDEHDVVRIYTQPDRPAGRGKKLTPTPIAVFADKAELPVTRTPKLNDEPLPEADALVVIAFGQKISQEQANHPRLGAMNLHASLLPRHRGAAPIHHALLAGDETIGNSVIRLAERMDAGPILRQGEVPFVANETTGELHDRLAEAGVSIVLRTLRDLDLGTAVELDQDESLATHAGKLSREDAALDFERPAVELARQINALSPWPGCRINVAGVASTLVRATAVDGLHYPSFINSDGLIGTGQSLLQILELRPDGGKPMRLEDYRNGRPWPTGERVWPVT is encoded by the coding sequence ATGGCCAAGCGACTCCGCATCCTGTTCGCCGGAAGTGGTGCTTTCGGCCTGCCGACGCTCAAAGAGCTGGTCGACGAGCACGACGTCGTTCGTATCTACACGCAGCCCGATCGCCCCGCCGGACGCGGCAAGAAGCTCACGCCAACGCCGATTGCTGTCTTCGCCGACAAGGCCGAGCTGCCGGTGACACGCACGCCGAAACTCAACGACGAACCGCTGCCCGAGGCCGACGCACTGGTCGTCATCGCGTTCGGGCAGAAGATCAGCCAAGAGCAAGCGAACCACCCGCGGCTTGGCGCGATGAACCTGCACGCCAGCCTGCTGCCGCGACATCGTGGTGCGGCACCGATCCACCACGCCCTGCTGGCCGGCGACGAGACCATCGGCAACTCGGTCATTCGCCTGGCGGAGCGGATGGACGCCGGGCCGATCCTGCGTCAGGGCGAGGTGCCGTTCGTGGCGAACGAGACGACGGGCGAGCTGCACGATCGCCTGGCCGAAGCCGGTGTGTCGATCGTGCTTCGGACGCTGCGTGACCTCGACCTGGGGACCGCTGTCGAACTGGATCAAGACGAGTCGCTCGCAACCCACGCCGGCAAACTCTCGCGCGAGGACGCGGCCCTCGACTTCGAGCGTCCTGCCGTTGAACTGGCTCGCCAGATCAACGCCCTCTCACCCTGGCCGGGCTGTCGGATCAACGTTGCCGGCGTCGCCTCGACGCTGGTCCGCGCGACGGCCGTCGACGGCCTGCACTACCCGTCGTTCATCAACAGCGACGGCCTGATCGGGACGGGGCAAAGCCTGCTTCAGATCCTCGAACTCCGCCCCGATGGCGGCAAACCGATGCGGTTGGAGGACTATCGCAACGGCCGACCCTGGCCGACGGGCGAACGCGTCTGGCCGGTCACTTGA
- a CDS encoding type II toxin-antitoxin system HicB family antitoxin produces MKTPTYIVCDGDLTLKLEPAGDGWYAVTSPLDPELITQAKTIPEAFEMARDALAALQEARKVRYEKLAKLASA; encoded by the coding sequence GTGAAGACTCCGACGTACATCGTCTGCGATGGCGATCTGACGCTGAAGCTCGAGCCGGCTGGAGACGGTTGGTACGCGGTGACCTCGCCGCTGGATCCGGAGCTCATCACGCAGGCGAAGACGATTCCTGAAGCTTTCGAGATGGCACGCGATGCCCTGGCGGCGTTGCAAGAGGCTCGAAAAGTCCGATACGAAAAGCTTGCCAAGCTTGCGTCAGCCTAG
- a CDS encoding type II toxin-antitoxin system HicA family toxin — MKRRLLEKHLKDHGGVFDHSGGRHDIWFNPSNGKQAPVPRHNEVNNFTAASICKQLGIPKPHLG; from the coding sequence GTGAAGCGGCGCCTTTTGGAAAAGCACCTGAAGGATCACGGGGGCGTTTTCGACCACTCCGGAGGTCGCCATGACATCTGGTTCAACCCGTCAAATGGCAAGCAGGCACCCGTTCCCCGACACAACGAAGTCAACAACTTCACCGCAGCATCCATCTGCAAACAGCTCGGTATTCCCAAGCCACACCTAGGCTGA
- the aroB gene encoding 3-dehydroquinate synthase: MSETITVTGLGKPYDVVVQAGLLAEVGECVRQVAPAKQAVVVTNDVVWPLFEQVVTASLEAADFSVVPTVVKDGERYKTVDTLAEVYEAVLPKQIDRRTPVIGLGGGVATDLAGFAAATLLRGLPYVAVPTSLLAIVDASVGGKTGVNHAVGKNLVGAFYPASLVLIDPATLATLPERELRGGLAECVKHDVIGDAEHLATMEQQAEAYLSRDAEALAELVSHNVRVKASVVAEDPYEQGVRAHLNLGHTFGHAFEKVSDYAMSHGEAVAAGTVVACRLSADLGMMSAEEAKRVESLIQSLGLPTKIDPALDVDAILSAMQSDKKVRDGKIRLVLPTRLGAATVRDDVDDDLIRRVVTAASA; encoded by the coding sequence GTGAGCGAGACGATCACCGTCACCGGACTGGGCAAGCCCTACGACGTCGTCGTGCAGGCTGGACTGCTCGCCGAAGTCGGTGAATGCGTTCGACAAGTCGCACCCGCGAAGCAAGCGGTGGTGGTGACGAACGACGTCGTTTGGCCGCTATTCGAACAGGTCGTCACGGCGTCGCTGGAGGCAGCTGATTTCAGTGTGGTGCCGACAGTTGTGAAGGATGGCGAGCGGTACAAGACCGTCGACACGCTGGCCGAGGTCTACGAAGCGGTGCTGCCGAAGCAGATCGATCGCCGAACGCCGGTCATCGGGCTTGGCGGTGGTGTGGCTACCGACCTCGCGGGCTTTGCTGCCGCGACGTTGCTGCGCGGGCTGCCATATGTCGCTGTGCCGACGAGCTTGCTGGCGATTGTCGACGCCAGTGTCGGGGGGAAAACGGGCGTCAATCATGCCGTCGGCAAGAACCTCGTCGGAGCCTTCTATCCGGCCAGCCTAGTCCTGATCGATCCCGCGACGCTCGCGACGCTGCCGGAACGCGAGCTTCGCGGCGGCCTGGCGGAGTGTGTGAAGCACGATGTCATCGGAGACGCCGAGCATCTGGCGACCATGGAGCAGCAGGCCGAGGCATATCTGTCCCGCGACGCCGAAGCACTGGCCGAGCTCGTGTCGCACAACGTGCGCGTCAAGGCGAGCGTCGTCGCAGAAGACCCGTACGAGCAGGGCGTGCGCGCACACCTCAACCTCGGCCACACCTTCGGGCACGCGTTCGAGAAGGTCAGCGACTACGCCATGAGCCACGGCGAGGCGGTGGCCGCCGGGACGGTCGTCGCCTGCCGGCTGTCGGCCGACCTCGGCATGATGTCGGCCGAGGAAGCGAAGCGCGTCGAGTCACTGATCCAGTCGCTCGGCCTGCCGACGAAGATCGATCCGGCGCTGGACGTCGACGCGATCCTCTCTGCGATGCAATCTGACAAGAAGGTCCGCGACGGCAAGATCCGACTCGTGCTCCCGACGCGCCTTGGTGCTGCGACCGTTCGAGACGACGTGGACGACGATCTCATTCGTCGAGTCGTCACTGCTGCCTCGGCGTGA
- the def gene encoding peptide deformylase has translation MGDGSNPPLPDAKDLRLVVYPDPGLRRRVPKIETFDDDTVQKLEAIGKRMLEMMREHEGVGLAGPQAAVQARVFVMNATGEPDGDRVYVNPTLSDPDGEDEAEEGCLSLPDIRTPVLRATKLRMQAKTPAGEPIDETAEGFVARVWQHEVDHLDGKLILDRMPATVKMANRKKLRDLEAAATKVK, from the coding sequence ATGGGCGATGGTTCAAATCCACCTCTTCCCGATGCGAAGGACCTCCGGCTGGTCGTCTATCCCGATCCGGGGCTCAGGCGACGTGTGCCGAAGATTGAGACGTTCGACGACGACACCGTCCAGAAGCTCGAAGCCATCGGGAAGCGGATGCTGGAGATGATGCGGGAGCACGAGGGCGTCGGGCTGGCTGGGCCGCAGGCGGCGGTGCAGGCGCGGGTCTTTGTCATGAACGCCACCGGCGAGCCGGACGGCGATCGCGTCTACGTCAATCCGACGCTGTCCGATCCGGACGGGGAGGACGAGGCCGAGGAAGGGTGCCTGTCGCTGCCGGACATCCGCACGCCGGTCCTCCGCGCGACCAAGCTCCGCATGCAGGCCAAGACTCCGGCCGGCGAGCCGATCGACGAGACGGCCGAGGGCTTTGTCGCCCGCGTCTGGCAGCACGAGGTCGACCACCTCGACGGCAAGCTCATTCTCGACCGCATGCCAGCCACGGTGAAGATGGCCAATCGCAAGAAGCTCCGCGACCTCGAAGCCGCGGCCACCAAGGTGAAGTGA